In Haliaeetus albicilla chromosome 12, bHalAlb1.1, whole genome shotgun sequence, a genomic segment contains:
- the SKOR1 gene encoding SKI family transcriptional corepressor 1 isoform X1, whose amino-acid sequence MQRGSVPAAAARGMRYGSARPLRPACPPAAGRVLRQHPGRWWWGSVLRAGAGSGERGRAGPRSGVPGAERAGAGGGGGAPGALLTRAVPRFCFAGAFWGGMEAIASQMGNGRDASSSPNSKQELQPYQGSNTLKPNQVGETSLYGVPIVSLVIDGQERLCLAQISNTLLKNYSYNEIHNRRVALGITCVQCTPVQLEILRRAGAMPISSRRCGMITKREAERLCKSFLGEHKPPKLPENFAFDVVHECAWGSRGSFIPARYNSSRAKCIKCSYCSMYFSPNKFIFHSHRTPDSKYTQPDAANFNSWRRHLKLSDKTATEELSHAWEDVKAMFNGGTRKRTFSLQGAAAGGPGAGSPAAKAALHPPPPAGPELAPAHKSLRCSGQEPAGERGALGLPAAHGGAAGAHGGAGAVRSYPVIPVPSKGFGMLQKLPPPLFPHPYGFPAAAFGLCPKKQEDALGGAGGGEAGKGGALPPGMFWGPPHPHPHQPAQPPHQPGAAKDAGVYPSFPVFWPAAGSLPVPPYPAQSQAKAAATAVVVAAAAAAAAAAAEPPPGLSGRHGELEGSEPSGSGRSSATPQEGTGTEGERCPSALSRAAGEEERSGDEALLPPLPLPRKGSYLSAFRPVVKDAESIAKLYGTREAYGGAAPRGPGYLSPDFLSEGSSSYRSLSPGGDTAEEPEVDVESNRFPEDDEEDAAAAAAPLPEGREPPPPRLLAGTEEPPPAGADGPEEKAGEPAAQEGGQQPDGSPERSSSRGGYEVYAPDRGEHLQPLKTAASLGAPAAYLCTPEAKEQDKEDNHSAAEDLETRKSYQDQRNVSHPSPVNTDRGEDGLGMDVAGTQLVEKDIENLARDELQKLVLEQMELRKKLERDFQSLKDNFQDQMKRELAYREEMVQQLQIVRDTLCNELDQERKARYAIQQKLKEAHDALHHFSCKMLTPRHCTGNCSFKPPLLPQ is encoded by the exons ATGCAGCGGGGCTCGGTACCGGCGGCCGCGGCGCGGGGGATGCGCTACGGCTCCGCCAGACCTCTCCGGCCGGCCTGCCCGCCCGCGGCGGGGAGGGTCCTGCGGCAGCACCCGGggcggtggtggtgggggtCTGTcctgcgggccggggccggcagcGGCGAGAGGGGACGAGCCGGTCCGCGGAGCGGGGTTCCGGGAGCggagcgggccggggccggcggcggcggcggggccccggGAGCGCTTCTAACCCGCGCCGTTCCCCGATTTTGTTTTGCAGGGGCGTTTTGGGGGGGAATGGAGGCGATCGCCAGTCAGATGGGAAATGGGAGAGATGCAAGCTCCTCCCCAAATTCAAAGCAAGAGCTGCAGCCGTACCAGGGCTCCAATACCCTCAAGCCCAACCAAGTGGGTGAGACCTCTCTGTACGGCGTGCCCATCGTGTCCCTGGTCATCGACGGGCAGGAGCGGCTGTGCCTGGCGCAGATCTCCAACACGCTGCTCAAGAACTACAGCTACAATGAGATCCACAACCGGCGGGTGGCCCTGGGCATCACCTGCGTGCAGTGCACGCCGGTGCAGCTGGAGATCctgcggcgggccggggccATGCCCATCTCCTCCCGCCGCTGCGGCATGATCACCAAGCGGGAGGCGGAGCGGCTCTGCAAGTCCTTCTTGGGCGAGCACAAGCCGCCCAAGCTGCCCGAGAACTTCGCCTTCGACGTGGTGCACGAGTGCGCCTGGGGCTCCCGGGGCAGCTTCATCCCGGCCCGCTACAACAGCTCCCGCGCCAAGTGCATCAAGTGCAGCTACTGCAGCATGTACTTCTCCCCCAACAAGTTCATCTTCCACTCCCACCGCACCCCGGACTCCAAGTACACGCAGCCCGACGCCGCCAACTTCAACTCCTGGCGCCGGCACCTCAAGCTCAGCGACAAGACGGCCACCGAGGAGCTGTCGCACGCCTGGGAGGATGTCAAGGCCATGTTCAACGGCGGCACCCGCAAGCGGACCTTCTCCCTGCAaggggcggccgccggcgggccCGGCGCCGGTTCCCCGGCCGCCAAGGCCGCCCTgcacccgccgccgcccgccggtCCCGAGCTGGCACCGGCGCACAAGAGCCTCCGCTGCAGCGGGCAGGAGCCGGCGGGCGAGCGCGGGGCGCTGGGGCTACCGGCGGCTCacggcggggcggcgggggcgcacggcggggcgggggcggtgCGCAGCTACCCGGTGATCCCGGTGCCCAGCAAGGGCTTCGGGATGCTGCAGAAGCTGCCGCCgcccctcttcccccacccctacGGCTTCCCCGCCGCCGCTTTCGGACTCTGCCCCAAAAAGCAGGAGGACGCGCTGGGAGGCGCGGGAGGCGGCGAGGCGGGCAAGGGGGGAGCGCTGCCCCCCGGCATGTTTTGGGGACCCCCGCACCCCCACCCGCACCAACCGGCCCAGCCTCCCCACCAGCCCGGAGCCGCCAAGGACGCCGGCGTCTACCCCTCCTTCCCCGTCTTCTGGCCGGCCGCCGGCAGCCTGCCCGTGCCGCCCTACCCGGCCCAGAGCCAGGCCAAGGCGGCGGCCACGGCcgtggtggtggcggcggcggcggcggcggcggcggcggcggccgagccgccgccggGTTTGTCGGGCCGCCACGGCGAGCTGGAGGGCTCGGAGCCGTCGGGCAGCGGGAGGAGCAGCGCTACCCCCCAGGAGGGAACCGGCACGGAGGGCGAGCGCTGCCCCAGCGCGCTGTCGCGGGCGGCGGGCGAGGAGGAGCGCTCCGGGGACGAGGCGCTGCTCCCCCCGCTGCCCCTGCCCAGGAAGGGCAGCTACCTCTCCGCCTTCCGCCCGGTGGTGAAGGACGCCGAGAGCATCGCCAAGCTCTACGGTACCCGGGAGGCGTACGGCGGCGCGGCCCCCCGCGGCCCCGGTTACCTCTCCCCGGACTTTCTCAGCGAGGGCAGCTCCAGCTACCGCTCGCTCTCccccgggggggacacggccGAGGAGCCCGAGGTGGACGTGGAGTCCAACCGCTTCCCGGAGGACGACGAGGAGgatgccgccgccgccgccgcccctctCCCCGAGGGacgggagccgccgccgccccggctgCTGGCCGGTACCGAGGAAccgccgcccgccggggccGACGGGCCCGAGGAGAAGGCGGGCGAACCGGCGGCGCAGGAGGGCGGCCAGCAGCCCGACGGCAGCCCCGAgcggagcagcagcaggggaggCTACGAG GTGTACGCGCCGGACAGGGGGGAGCACCTGCAGCCGCTGAAGACCGCCGCCTCCCTGGGAGCCCCGGCCGCGTACCTCTGCACCCCCGAGGCGAAGG AGCAAGATAAAGAAGACAATCACTCCGCGGCAGAGGATTTAGAGACCAGAAAATCCTATCAGGACCAAAGGAATGTCTCGCATCCCAGCCCTGTAAATACCGACAGAG GAGAGGACGGCCTCGGCATGGATGTCGCCGGGACGCAGCTGGTGGAAAAAGACATCGAAAACTTGGCCCGAG atgagTTACAAAAACTGGTCCTGGAGCAAATGGAGCTGAGgaaaaagctggagagggacttccAGAGCCTGAAAG ATAACTTCCAGGACCAGATGAAGCGGGAGCTGGCGTATCGGGAGGAGAtggtgcagcagctgcagattGTCCGAG atACGCTGTGCAACGAGCTGGACCAGGAAAGGAAAGCGCGCTACGCCATCCAGCAGAAGTTGAAAG AAGCCCACGACGCGCTGCATCACTTCTCCTGCAAAATGCTGACCCCGCGGCACTGCACGGGGAACTGCTCCTTCAAGCCGCCGCTGCTGCCCCAGTGA
- the SKOR1 gene encoding SKI family transcriptional corepressor 1 isoform X2, giving the protein MEAIASQMGNGRDASSSPNSKQELQPYQGSNTLKPNQVGETSLYGVPIVSLVIDGQERLCLAQISNTLLKNYSYNEIHNRRVALGITCVQCTPVQLEILRRAGAMPISSRRCGMITKREAERLCKSFLGEHKPPKLPENFAFDVVHECAWGSRGSFIPARYNSSRAKCIKCSYCSMYFSPNKFIFHSHRTPDSKYTQPDAANFNSWRRHLKLSDKTATEELSHAWEDVKAMFNGGTRKRTFSLQGAAAGGPGAGSPAAKAALHPPPPAGPELAPAHKSLRCSGQEPAGERGALGLPAAHGGAAGAHGGAGAVRSYPVIPVPSKGFGMLQKLPPPLFPHPYGFPAAAFGLCPKKQEDALGGAGGGEAGKGGALPPGMFWGPPHPHPHQPAQPPHQPGAAKDAGVYPSFPVFWPAAGSLPVPPYPAQSQAKAAATAVVVAAAAAAAAAAAEPPPGLSGRHGELEGSEPSGSGRSSATPQEGTGTEGERCPSALSRAAGEEERSGDEALLPPLPLPRKGSYLSAFRPVVKDAESIAKLYGTREAYGGAAPRGPGYLSPDFLSEGSSSYRSLSPGGDTAEEPEVDVESNRFPEDDEEDAAAAAAPLPEGREPPPPRLLAGTEEPPPAGADGPEEKAGEPAAQEGGQQPDGSPERSSSRGGYEVYAPDRGEHLQPLKTAASLGAPAAYLCTPEAKEQDKEDNHSAAEDLETRKSYQDQRNVSHPSPVNTDRGEDGLGMDVAGTQLVEKDIENLARDELQKLVLEQMELRKKLERDFQSLKDNFQDQMKRELAYREEMVQQLQIVRDTLCNELDQERKARYAIQQKLKEAHDALHHFSCKMLTPRHCTGNCSFKPPLLPQ; this is encoded by the exons ATGGAGGCGATCGCCAGTCAGATGGGAAATGGGAGAGATGCAAGCTCCTCCCCAAATTCAAAGCAAGAGCTGCAGCCGTACCAGGGCTCCAATACCCTCAAGCCCAACCAAGTGGGTGAGACCTCTCTGTACGGCGTGCCCATCGTGTCCCTGGTCATCGACGGGCAGGAGCGGCTGTGCCTGGCGCAGATCTCCAACACGCTGCTCAAGAACTACAGCTACAATGAGATCCACAACCGGCGGGTGGCCCTGGGCATCACCTGCGTGCAGTGCACGCCGGTGCAGCTGGAGATCctgcggcgggccggggccATGCCCATCTCCTCCCGCCGCTGCGGCATGATCACCAAGCGGGAGGCGGAGCGGCTCTGCAAGTCCTTCTTGGGCGAGCACAAGCCGCCCAAGCTGCCCGAGAACTTCGCCTTCGACGTGGTGCACGAGTGCGCCTGGGGCTCCCGGGGCAGCTTCATCCCGGCCCGCTACAACAGCTCCCGCGCCAAGTGCATCAAGTGCAGCTACTGCAGCATGTACTTCTCCCCCAACAAGTTCATCTTCCACTCCCACCGCACCCCGGACTCCAAGTACACGCAGCCCGACGCCGCCAACTTCAACTCCTGGCGCCGGCACCTCAAGCTCAGCGACAAGACGGCCACCGAGGAGCTGTCGCACGCCTGGGAGGATGTCAAGGCCATGTTCAACGGCGGCACCCGCAAGCGGACCTTCTCCCTGCAaggggcggccgccggcgggccCGGCGCCGGTTCCCCGGCCGCCAAGGCCGCCCTgcacccgccgccgcccgccggtCCCGAGCTGGCACCGGCGCACAAGAGCCTCCGCTGCAGCGGGCAGGAGCCGGCGGGCGAGCGCGGGGCGCTGGGGCTACCGGCGGCTCacggcggggcggcgggggcgcacggcggggcgggggcggtgCGCAGCTACCCGGTGATCCCGGTGCCCAGCAAGGGCTTCGGGATGCTGCAGAAGCTGCCGCCgcccctcttcccccacccctacGGCTTCCCCGCCGCCGCTTTCGGACTCTGCCCCAAAAAGCAGGAGGACGCGCTGGGAGGCGCGGGAGGCGGCGAGGCGGGCAAGGGGGGAGCGCTGCCCCCCGGCATGTTTTGGGGACCCCCGCACCCCCACCCGCACCAACCGGCCCAGCCTCCCCACCAGCCCGGAGCCGCCAAGGACGCCGGCGTCTACCCCTCCTTCCCCGTCTTCTGGCCGGCCGCCGGCAGCCTGCCCGTGCCGCCCTACCCGGCCCAGAGCCAGGCCAAGGCGGCGGCCACGGCcgtggtggtggcggcggcggcggcggcggcggcggcggcggccgagccgccgccggGTTTGTCGGGCCGCCACGGCGAGCTGGAGGGCTCGGAGCCGTCGGGCAGCGGGAGGAGCAGCGCTACCCCCCAGGAGGGAACCGGCACGGAGGGCGAGCGCTGCCCCAGCGCGCTGTCGCGGGCGGCGGGCGAGGAGGAGCGCTCCGGGGACGAGGCGCTGCTCCCCCCGCTGCCCCTGCCCAGGAAGGGCAGCTACCTCTCCGCCTTCCGCCCGGTGGTGAAGGACGCCGAGAGCATCGCCAAGCTCTACGGTACCCGGGAGGCGTACGGCGGCGCGGCCCCCCGCGGCCCCGGTTACCTCTCCCCGGACTTTCTCAGCGAGGGCAGCTCCAGCTACCGCTCGCTCTCccccgggggggacacggccGAGGAGCCCGAGGTGGACGTGGAGTCCAACCGCTTCCCGGAGGACGACGAGGAGgatgccgccgccgccgccgcccctctCCCCGAGGGacgggagccgccgccgccccggctgCTGGCCGGTACCGAGGAAccgccgcccgccggggccGACGGGCCCGAGGAGAAGGCGGGCGAACCGGCGGCGCAGGAGGGCGGCCAGCAGCCCGACGGCAGCCCCGAgcggagcagcagcaggggaggCTACGAG GTGTACGCGCCGGACAGGGGGGAGCACCTGCAGCCGCTGAAGACCGCCGCCTCCCTGGGAGCCCCGGCCGCGTACCTCTGCACCCCCGAGGCGAAGG AGCAAGATAAAGAAGACAATCACTCCGCGGCAGAGGATTTAGAGACCAGAAAATCCTATCAGGACCAAAGGAATGTCTCGCATCCCAGCCCTGTAAATACCGACAGAG GAGAGGACGGCCTCGGCATGGATGTCGCCGGGACGCAGCTGGTGGAAAAAGACATCGAAAACTTGGCCCGAG atgagTTACAAAAACTGGTCCTGGAGCAAATGGAGCTGAGgaaaaagctggagagggacttccAGAGCCTGAAAG ATAACTTCCAGGACCAGATGAAGCGGGAGCTGGCGTATCGGGAGGAGAtggtgcagcagctgcagattGTCCGAG atACGCTGTGCAACGAGCTGGACCAGGAAAGGAAAGCGCGCTACGCCATCCAGCAGAAGTTGAAAG AAGCCCACGACGCGCTGCATCACTTCTCCTGCAAAATGCTGACCCCGCGGCACTGCACGGGGAACTGCTCCTTCAAGCCGCCGCTGCTGCCCCAGTGA